A segment of the Kazachstania africana CBS 2517 chromosome 2, complete genome genome:
TTAGAAGATACATTAGGGCGAATATTCATTTtaacatcttcatttttgcCGAATAGATTACTACTATCACTAAAATTACTTTTATTAAGATTGCTTCCATCCttctcatcatcatcgCTTAGTTGATCAGGTGCGCTTAAACATGCCTGGATCAAATTTCTTCCCTCTGGTTGCGTTACAATTGGCTCAAACTTCGGCGTACTGAATGTATACACTAGACCAGTCTCAGAGACAACCAATAGTAATACCTGGGTTCCTGTCAGTACCGACAGTTCAAAAGCCTTTTTCATTATCCCATGTTTCCTTTTACTGAATGTGACGTGACGCCTggttttattttcaatatacttgatatcaattttttttctttcctttaTGATATTAACTTTATCCTGTGATGTGTTGCCATTATTCTCCTCTTTATCTGACATGTTTCTATAAAAAGAACTTGATTATGATCTTATGACAATAAGTATATCAAATATGGGAttaaaagagaaaaaggaTCGTAAACACTAGTTTTAATGCTTAATGGATAACTTAAAGTCGAATAGGCAGTTTTAAAGAccttttttattgaattcgCCGCTTTAGTGAAGAAAAGtagaaaataaatgaacCTTGCAATAGAGATAGCTTATCGCCTTACGGTATGATCTGCTTGATTTAGCTTCAATTTCTATTTTAGGCGGCTAGCTCTTCTTCCTAGATTGGGACAATCTGAATCTATAGACCAATAATACTGCATtaaatatcatcatcctcaGACATGAAATGCTTTCTTTACATCTTGGGAAATAGTGGAGATTTTAACATCACGGGGTAGTCCGATACCAGGCAATCGCGGCCGTCCATGGGATGATGTATATGAAGTTATGGGTAATATGCATATCTTCCTATGGTGCGCATTCTAACTGCAGAAACTGGTATGAATAGGGCCCTGAAGATTCATTTGCCTAATATAAACCCCAGTCTTTGCTATCCTACTTGATTATTACTTACTGTATACcataaaagaaatatgtGCAATGCCtccaaaataaatttatagATAAAAGACTACTGATACCTAATTATCTTCTGCATTCAAGCAGGCTCTTATCAGATTCTtaccttcttcatttaTAACAACTGGTTCTAACTTGGGTGTGGTAAAAGTGTAGACCAAACCAGTGTTAGATACAATCAATAGCAAAATATTTGCACCGGTCATTACCGATAACTCATACgcttttttcattaatcCATGCCTTCGTTTGGCGAATGTAACCTGTCTTCTCGTCTTATTCTCGATATATTTAATAggattttttcttctagctcttttcaaatcataatcctcttcttcctcttcgACACTATCCTCCGGAGATGGAATACTCGTTTCGTTATTAGTACCTTCAACGAGACTATCTTTATTTACATTGttgttattactattactaGTGGTGTTCATTGATGGCCCCCGGGGAGGCCGCCTTGGCTCTTtagtattttcttcttccaagTCACCAGCAACAAAGTCACTGTGATTTCTCATATCTGAAATGGTTGCGCCTGACCGTATATGCATAACTGCCATCATCTATAAGTTAAGCTCTTTTGCGTTGGAATATGTGCGTTCtaaattataaaatttttgatccAAAGAAATAAGTCCCTGCGAAAATAGTTAAAATTCTTGTTTAGTATTGATTATATCGCGCACTGTAAGTTCATCCATAGAAATATCATCCACCTTCAACTCTGACTATTGTTTCAGAGAAGCCAACTTAATGTATGTACATTATAAAatatgcaaaaaaaaaattactgTAATGACGAATTCGATCATAAAGTAAATGGAAATTCGAGCCCTACTATATCCGATTAGGTTACCCGCATTTACAAAATTAGATTAAATTAGCGAACTGTTCAATCCGAATGGAATGCACTCGCTATTGAATGAGATTTGTAAGAAGGTGATTATAATGACCTCGACTTTTATCAAAGAGATGCTTCATTGTAGCGTATTGTCAATGTAAGCGAGAGTACGCCAAAATTGACAGGACTTAGCAGCTTTTGAGAAATAAAGTTTAACTTGATGACATATCATGTTTGGAGCTATTCAAATCGCAAGACCAACAGTTTTCTTAATAAATTGTCCTACTTGCGACAGCACTTTGGGCAAGGTGTGTAActataaatttgattgtattTATTAATATGGGAGGACGCTTGCAAATATATTTTGGGTGGCCATaagaatttattacaaTACATCTCATGTGCCAGTTGTTACTATTCGTTCTAATACCTCTCATATGATTAGCTAACTGTCAACTGTCAACCAACAGATTTTAGTCCAATCTGGAGGATTTtagtaaagaaaagatactTCGTTCTTAATGACAAAATTGGGTTATAAGGGatggaaaaaataaatgcgAATTCTGTGGATCGAACACAGGACCTCCAGATAACAGTTGACCAAAGTTAACAATCTTCAGTCTGGCGCTCTCCCAACTGAGCTAAATCCGCttctttttgatattttacTTCAGATGAAAGATTATAAAACTCAACCATATTAAACTTTTCGCCCCCCCCCCCACAACAAAGCCAGCACAACAGCTGAGTTGATTATTAATTTGGGGATTGCACAGTTGCATCAAAGTGTTGCGTTTATTGccaactttttttttcgaatAGCATGCTGTTGCAGCAGTGTTAATTGGCACATGATATTATAGATTTTTGCCCAAATATTGAACGTTAATGATCTAACAATCTGATAAGACGATTAATAACGACCTGTTAACAGCAGATCAATAATcacaattttcaatagcaTTATTGGTATCTAATTGCTGGTGCATTTACACTATGCATTATCTGTCGAAGTAAATACGTGGACATGAGTACTCTATTTGGTAATCTAAAGGCCTACCCTTTTGACTCCTAACAACAAGCCTTTCAGTACACGGACCTTGAAATCGAACATGCATGAGGAGATTACATCCACCGTACTTTatgaattattatatttcaattatCTACATTCGTTTATATAAAAACGTTTCAAGGAAATATGCAACTAACACGTTTAACAACATCATGATAGTATTCTGGAACTCACTATCATTGCAACCACTTATACacatcaaaatatttagatTATTTTATATGAGCAGCGAcaactttttttgtttgacATTTATCTTACTTAATGACTATTCAcaagaaataatgaaataattgCTTAACTAACTCCCTTTGAGAAGCATGGCAAATATGTTAATAGCTTCAGAGATTCTTCCCTCCGCTACTTACCAGGGTAGCATTAATGTTGACAATGGTAATGCCCTCTACTTACAACAAAAACGAAAATCTTTGGTTACGTCCTAGTATCTCAcgtatttttgaataatgaagTTCCATCCCCCATATAAAGCGATGGATAccaattcaaaaatttcttcagtttTTATTTGTAGCCTGAACCTAGTTTTTTGATGTGCTATCTGTATGGCATCATAGAGCAAGTGTGATAAAGAAAGTTCAGGAATAGTAAAATTGAGTCATCCCTAAAATTTGTACCATTACATTCCGCCCAACTAAAGGGAAGATTCATGGTATACCTACTCACTAAAGTACCTTCGCAATCTGCTGTCCCAACGTAAGAACCGGCCAATATACTTATGACACAAAGAAACCGGGTAATAAATCACGTGCGCAACATCATACAATACGTTGGGCCataggaaaaaaaaaaatttaactCTAAAATTTCCCGTGCggaaaaagagaaagaaagaggCGAGAGAGAGGAAAGGAAAATTCGAATCGATCTTTTCCTTTATTTTGACAATTTAATCTCTTTACAACTCATAATTGATGCgttcaaattctttcaattttctttaattgagCAAGGAAActatttctttgattatTGTATGTATAATTGATTTGACATATAGTGGATtgtatgaaaaatttctattgATAACTGATTAAACGGttaccaaaaaattttgttttatgGTTTTTGCCACGTTAGGGAGATTTAACAGTACCTCAGTCATATTCCAGCTTTAATGATTTTTGAGCTTTGTACCCCTCCTTCTACTGTAACACACTTCGTGCCTTTTTGATATTCTCTGCAGTGACATAACTGTTGTAATCAGTCTCGGCCAATTTCATCCAAACCTCGTTCCTTCCTAATGGGGTCTTCTTAGCAAGACTTTATCACAATTGACCGTTGTCGATTGTACGTGGGACAGCATAAATGCAGATATTTAGTGTATTTATAATCAAATCTCCTTTTGACCATGATGGAAAAACAGCTGATTTCTGCCGAATGCAAGAAATCACGCTAAGTGCTTAAACTTCTCTTCCATAGTTTGATATTGAGCGATCTCCGTCAAGTCCCGTGGATAAACACGCTAGGGATGTCTATTGAATATGAAAGCTTCGTTAAAACACCAAATTTGGCTTAATACCTTTTATCAATACAAAAAGAGCGAAGGGGGTAACATTTCTTATAGTGTTGTTTTTCGCTTCCcagaaggaaaaaaaaattgatcgGACAAGCAAGTAAGAAGAATatcagagaaaaaaaaaaggagGCGtacaaatttatttacatttaTCAGTTGCTTTCTTCTAACAACCGTTTATTCAATCTATCAATTACTTATAGTTTATCCATTCACAGTAGTCATATTAAAGCAAGTAAagttctcttttttttcccaAATACTAACAATTAATAATAAGGAACagttgaaagaattaaaaaaaaccAAACACAATGTCCCAAAGCCGTGAAGATTGCGTATACTTGGCTAAATTAGCTGAACAAGCCGAACGTTACGAAGAAATGGTTGAAAATATGAAGAAAGTCGCTTCTTCAGGTCAAGAATTAtctgttgaagaaagaaacttACTTTCAGTCGCATACAAGAACGTAATCGGTGCAAGACGTGCTTCTTGGAGAATTGTTTCATCCattgaacaaaaagaagagacaaaagaaaaatcagaACATCAAGTTGAATTAATCAGAAATTACCGTTCGAAAGTCGAATCTGAATTAACTAGTATTTCTGATGATATCTTATCTGTCCTTGACTCCCATTTAATTCCTTCCGCAACTACCGGTGAATCTAAAGTCTTCTATTACAAGATGAAGGGTGACTATCACAGATATCTTGCGGAATTCTCAAATGGTGATGTTAGAGACAAAGCTACTGAAGCTTCTTTAGAAGCTTATAAGACTGCTTCTGAAATTGCCACTACTGAATTACCACCAACTCATCCAATCAGATTGGGTTTAGCTTTGAACTTTTCTGTCTTCTACtatgaaattcaaaactCACCAGATAAGGCTTGTCACTTAGCTAAACAAGCTTTCGATGATGCTATTGCTGAATTAGATACTTTATCTGAAGAATCATACAAAGATAGTACTTTAATCATGCAATTATTGAGAGATAACTTGACCTTATGGACTTCTGATATGTCTGAAGGCACTCAAGAAgaacagcaacaacaatcCGGTGATGCTGAACCACCAAAATAAATAAGATgaaagtttattttttctaaaaaagattaagaactAAGAAACCTTTTGGGGGTTCTTCCTTCTTTAATAtcaattcatctttatttcacctatttttttcacacTTTTATACCGTGGTTTTACTACCATTATCTTAATTGATTGCTAATTCTTTCCTTTATTGAAAcgaagagaaaaatgaaaatgtttgattttttttcgaaTACAAAAGAGAtatatcaattatttttatatacgTTGATCTCTTttaattatatttatataaataagaaaaaaaatgtaaaattaCTATACAAAAATACCTTATACTTCTCTCACTTTCTTGAATGCTTTTGCTACTAACTCAATTAACGTCTGCATACATGATAATACTGACAATTGATTAAAATCTGTCAATTTATATATCCATTTTGCACTTCTCGGAAATCTCGCGCAAGGggaattgaaaaggaaagatAAACTGTTACAAACTCCTACTAACAGTCCATTAGTAGATATAACCATTTTCTATCGTTAAAACCAATTAAGTTAGAATGTCTAGCATACCACCAGAAGCCTTTAAGTTTGTTCACATCTCAATTGGGTCTCTAGCAATACTCGCTTCCctttctcaatttttgcTAATTTTCACCAACTTCAATGCATTCCTATTAGGGTTATACTCTTTAGCTTTATCAATCCCCGTCGTGTATTTAGAGTTCAAGATTCCACCAAATATTTACAACTATGCTTCCTTTTATTTCAGTTTTCTAGGTAGAGGGTGcttgaatattttaatcGCTTTGATCCTATACCATCAAGGCTTTTTCAGAATCTTAACTACGATCTTATTAATCTTTAACGGTATCGCTTACattattttccatttccTACCCTTCATTAATGAACCTGAAAACTTCAAACTGGCAAACCCATCATTGAGTTTGAACGACAATGAATTcgatgacgatgatgaagtGGTATAGTTTGCAGTGTAATTTTATCACATCTCCCCAttctctttcaaaagtGATATTAGTTTACAGTTATGTATAtctattatatatatatatatataatagaATAAAAAGTTGGaactttttcttatttttatttagcCTATTGAGCTGATTGTTTCATTGGTTGGGTTTCTCTCATTAATAAACCAAATCTCTTATCCTTAGCCAGTGCCGCTAATTTAAATACACCTTGAACAACAGAGTCTTGTTGATTAAGTTCATGTTTAGAGTGAACCCAACTTGGTTGACAAGTCTTTGAACCACCAGTGACTTTTAATAATTCTGGCCTATCACTTAAACTGACTTCAGTACCACATAGTACAACGGTATTACATTCATGAATAACAGGAACTTCAACTGTTTCTTTGGATGACTTCATCAACGATTTCAATCTTAAAGCTGAAACACCAAGTTTTGGTAATGGAACTTCATGACCTGGTAATGTTAATGCAGCAGTAGCATCGTAACTTAAATTACCATTTGGATTTGTTGCCTTTATAATATGATCCCATGGAACCCATTTAGCAACCTGTATAGGACTTTCTACACATAGATAATTGTTTGATATTTCACTCATACCAAGTCtaaatgattttaaatctttctttattgATTGTATTTGTTCATCAAAACCTTCTTCTGATTTTACAGGGAAACTTTGAGCTAAATGAGCTAACTTAAATGGATAAACACCTTGTCTATCTATCTTGGTTAATAATTGTCTGGAtgtcttcaatttcaattgatgGGATTGTGCATAATCTCTTATGTACATACCTGATCTAGCTACTAATTCAGTTTCTTTATGGGATTTACCAGTGTATGAATCGATAGTTTGTAATGTAACTAACCCTTTCTTATTGAATTGATCCAATGGACatactttcaaatcaaCAAGATAGGCTTCACCAGCTTCTACAGTGAAATCATCTGTTGGGACGGCGGATAGTACATTGTTGTTGCTTCCTTTGACGACACTCAAATCTCTTGCATCAGTATTAGATAGTAAGTGCGCTTCTTGGTGAGATTCAGTCCAGATGACACCTTTATATTCCTTTTCAGCAACAATGCCTTCATTTTGACCTGCTaaaaatcttctaattctACGTACACGAGAACCTGGAACAACAGCACAGTTATATGATCTCACAATAGTATCAACAACTAACCTAATTAATTGCCCGTTGACCTTTGTACCAAGTGATGGTGGTAACTTTTCTGGAGTTAGAGCACAACTTAATAAAGCATTTACAGATTCCGTGGCAATGTGAGTTGCTGCAATGGCATCAGCTTTACCGCCTAACAAAGGACCAGCTGGCTTTGGGGCTGCTGAAGTTGAGGCGTCTACAGGGTAGATAACCATGGTGTGAGAAGCTTGAGAAGTGTAACCATCGATGTGAACACCGAGGGAAATTTTGACAATATCAccttctttgaaaaaaccGGTAACAACTGAACCGAATGGATCAGCTTGCGATGTAGTGCCCTTGTTCCAGTTCTTGATGTTgacatcatcatcaatttctgGAGCCCAACCGCTGGAAATTTGATCGACATCAATAGTAGTTGGAATGGCAATACCTCTTTCATttactttatttttgtaatattgATCTAAACGAGTGACCATGAAGGAGTCTGCAAGAAGACATAATTCTGAAATAGTTAATGGACGTTCGATGGTTTTATAATGGTAAGCATCATTAATCAAGCCGGtaatatatttcaatgcAGTTTGGACAATTTGACCAGCAGTTCTATATTTATCCAAAACACTTTCTTGTAGAACATTCTTGTCCTTTAGTAAGATTTGAGAATCTTCGTGAGAAACAGCTAATTCCATAGTGTCGTAACTTGTTTGCTAGATGAGCTTTACTCGATGAGATTCCTTATGAAGAAGCTTATAATGGAGCTCATCgcaaatttttttagttcTGTCACCTCTcgaaatgaaaaatttcagaaaatcAGCGTCGCTTAATACGGATATGAAACGactgaaaaaataaaacagGCACGTTATCCACATGATTCGTAACCAATAGAGACATCACTCGAAGTGGTCGTCACTTCCCCCAAACAGACAGAAGAAAGACTGGTCCTGATGGCCAACAATTATATGAAGCCAAAAACAAGTACAATACACCAGATTAAAGTAGCCAGGATCTATTTCAGGCATATATACGTACATTATTTAACTGAAAGGTTCCATACCGGTTGCTTCTTGCTATTCCCACGTTTTTGTAATCTAATAACAGGGATAATTATAATATGACTAGCTTCCAGCCGTTCTAGCGGTCGTATTCTACTTTCTTTCTCGAGAAACAGGTAATTAGTAGGATCGAATAACTACCTATAGTTGTGGATGGTGCCTTGTCGTCACGATGCCAAGAGAggtttattttcaaattctccCATTAGAAACCTTTTATGCCCCTCCAATCAACATAGTGCAACTGTTTATAATAGTTATACCAACTTGCAAGTTCCCTCGCAGAACATATCGCTATACATGCTTGCTCTATTTGTAGATGGTCTCTACAAACCATTTCTGTCAGTTTCCTCATTTGTTACAAATTGtgtaaaaaattacatCAAAATGCATAAATGCGAACGACACCGAGAGtagcaaaaaaatatttcatagCGCAAAACGTCACAATTGCTGCCATATTGTTTCAGATTAGAAGACTTTATCAGTCGATGCAATCTAGGAGAACTATAAAGAAATAACTAAAGAACTACTGGCCTGAACAACATGTCCCAAACGCCTAAAGATAGCATTCCCCATCGTAACAACAGGGGTAGTTTATTCCTTCCATATACCCCATTGACAACCCCAAGGTTGAATAGTACGTTATCATCTGCAAACGAGAGCTTTGAAGATTCGCCGTCTTCTACAAAGAGTAAAACATGGAAGGGCAAGTTTTCGAAGTTTCAAAGAAGTAGTGccagaaagaaaaagaatgaatCTCCCTCATCTGCCTTCACATTTTCTCCCATAACACGTTCTGCCACCTCATTATCGCCctcaaataatataataacTACACCATCGACGTCACATCCCGACAATCACCCTTTTAGAACATCATCATTACCAAGACCAAATTCTCAGCTTTTCAATTCGGGCTCCAGAAGCGTTTCGAATGCATTATCGGAGTCTAAAGGGTTACGGGATGAAGTTCCTATTTCAAGCACAGTACCATTCGGCCTTCCTGTACCATCTGCATCAGAAAAGAAGTCGTTTTTAAATGCTTGCTGCACCCTGTGTGAAGAACCAATATCTAATCGAACTAATGGTGAAAGAGTGATCGAATTAGTCTGCCGCCATTTAATACATCAGGAGTGTCTCTGCGTTTCCTTTGAGACCTCAGCCCCATCAAATAACAGTGATATGTCTTCGAATTTCCCCGAGTGTAGCAAGTGTTTGACAGAAAGACAAAGAACTGTCAAATGTGTTCctaaaaatgatgaaatcatGGATAAACTGGTGTCTGAATTTCTGATAAAACGATCATTTTCAGACTCTCCAACCTTAACTCATCCACAATTTTCCCTTTCCACTCCTATTATATCGCCAATACCGTCACCAGTACAACAAATAGAACGCCAATCACTTATACAACCAACACCGGTCTCAACATTAGGATCGCTAGCATTTCCATTACAGGATGCTCCAGCAACAAGGTCAAGAATGACGCCTCTAGGAAATACTAATCGTTTTTCGTTCTTTCCTTCTTCCCATAATAGAGATGCCtcactttcttcaaaatctacTAGAGGAACTGATTTTTCTGTATTGCATAATAGCTTAAATAACACatctaattcatttttatcgAACGAAAATGTCCCAGTTCCATTACTTAGATCATACTTTTTGGAGGCATTTTTAAGTAAACACGATAAAGTACCCGGGTGGAAACTGGATTCCTTGTTTGGTTTACTACGATTAGTTGATCGATTGATGGTTTCAACAGACGGTAAGATATTTAAAGAATGTTGGTGCTATTTATTTGAACATGGAATAATTATTGCTTTTACAGACGAAAGCAAAAGCGTAACGAACAGTGACAATATCGTTCTGGAGGCCACTTTCACTAATATCAAGATGTTTGCACCAATTGTAAATATTAAAGTTGATACAGTTGAATCTTCTGTACTTAAATGTACCATATCTCAGCATAACAAATCAGAAAATGACATTCTCTTCCTAACAGAGACTTTGAATACAGATTCCAGCCAAATCATACAAAAATGGATATCTGGATTACTAGATCCAGAATTATCCTTTAACGAATATAATTTTACATCCACTCTACCACTTCCTCCTGTAATGAAGAACATTTCCCAGAATGATGCAAGTAGTGACACGTTTACGGGTTT
Coding sequences within it:
- the KAFR0B05280 gene encoding uncharacterized protein (similar to Saccharomyces cerevisiae MCM1 (YMR043W); ancestral locus Anc_2.608), producing MSDKEENNGNTSQDKVNIIKERKKIDIKYIENKTRRHVTFSKRKHGIMKKAFELSVLTGTQVLLLVVSETGLVYTFSTPKFEPIVTQPEGRNLIQACLSAPDQLSDDDEKDGSNLNKSNFSDSSNLFGKNEDVKMNIRPNVSSNLTIQQPAQPQRQQYNAQNEQNMAQTGMIPQRQETYTSSNPYVANAFYPNYYPDVSENQY
- the KAFR0B05290 gene encoding uncharacterized protein (similar to Saccharomyces cerevisiae ARG80 (YMR042W); ancestral locus Anc_2.607), which codes for MHIRSGATISDMRNHSDFVAGDLEEENTKEPRRPPRGPSMNTTSNSNNNNVNKDSLVEGTNNETSIPSPEDSVEEEEEDYDLKRARRKNPIKYIENKTRRQVTFAKRRHGLMKKAYELSVMTGANILLLIVSNTGLVYTFTTPKLEPVVINEEGKNLIRACLNAEDN
- the BMH2 gene encoding 14-3-3 family protein BMH2 (similar to Saccharomyces cerevisiae BMH2 (YDR099W) and BMH1 (YER177W); ancestral locus Anc_8.243) — translated: MSQSREDCVYLAKLAEQAERYEEMVENMKKVASSGQELSVEERNLLSVAYKNVIGARRASWRIVSSIEQKEETKEKSEHQVELIRNYRSKVESELTSISDDILSVLDSHLIPSATTGESKVFYYKMKGDYHRYLAEFSNGDVRDKATEASLEAYKTASEIATTELPPTHPIRLGLALNFSVFYYEIQNSPDKACHLAKQAFDDAIAELDTLSEESYKDSTLIMQLLRDNLTLWTSDMSEGTQEEQQQQSGDAEPPK
- the TVP15 gene encoding Tvp15p (similar to Saccharomyces cerevisiae TVP15 (YDR100W); ancestral locus Anc_8.244), coding for MSSIPPEAFKFVHISIGSLAILASLSQFLLIFTNFNAFLLGLYSLALSIPVVYLEFKIPPNIYNYASFYFSFLGRGCLNILIALILYHQGFFRILTTILLIFNGIAYIIFHFLPFINEPENFKLANPSLSLNDNEFDDDDEVV
- the ARX1 gene encoding putative hydrolase (similar to Saccharomyces cerevisiae ARX1 (YDR101C); ancestral locus Anc_8.245); this translates as MELAVSHEDSQILLKDKNVLQESVLDKYRTAGQIVQTALKYITGLINDAYHYKTIERPLTISELCLLADSFMVTRLDQYYKNKVNERGIAIPTTIDVDQISSGWAPEIDDDVNIKNWNKGTTSQADPFGSVVTGFFKEGDIVKISLGVHIDGYTSQASHTMVIYPVDASTSAAPKPAGPLLGGKADAIAATHIATESVNALLSCALTPEKLPPSLGTKVNGQLIRLVVDTIVRSYNCAVVPGSRVRRIRRFLAGQNEGIVAEKEYKGVIWTESHQEAHLLSNTDARDLSVVKGSNNNVLSAVPTDDFTVEAGEAYLVDLKVCPLDQFNKKGLVTLQTIDSYTGKSHKETELVARSGMYIRDYAQSHQLKLKTSRQLLTKIDRQGVYPFKLAHLAQSFPVKSEEGFDEQIQSIKKDLKSFRLGMSEISNNYLCVESPIQVAKWVPWDHIIKATNPNGNLSYDATAALTLPGHEVPLPKLGVSALRLKSLMKSSKETVEVPVIHECNTVVLCGTEVSLSDRPELLKVTGGSKTCQPSWVHSKHELNQQDSVVQGVFKLAALAKDKRFGLLMRETQPMKQSAQ
- the STE5 gene encoding Ste5p (similar to Saccharomyces cerevisiae STE5 (YDR103W); ancestral locus Anc_8.247), whose amino-acid sequence is MSQTPKDSIPHRNNRGSLFLPYTPLTTPRLNSTLSSANESFEDSPSSTKSKTWKGKFSKFQRSSARKKKNESPSSAFTFSPITRSATSLSPSNNIITTPSTSHPDNHPFRTSSLPRPNSQLFNSGSRSVSNALSESKGLRDEVPISSTVPFGLPVPSASEKKSFLNACCTLCEEPISNRTNGERVIELVCRHLIHQECLCVSFETSAPSNNSDMSSNFPECSKCLTERQRTVKCVPKNDEIMDKLVSEFLIKRSFSDSPTLTHPQFSLSTPIISPIPSPVQQIERQSLIQPTPVSTLGSLAFPLQDAPATRSRMTPLGNTNRFSFFPSSHNRDASLSSKSTRGTDFSVLHNSLNNTSNSFLSNENVPVPLLRSYFLEAFLSKHDKVPGWKLDSLFGLLRLVDRLMVSTDGKIFKECWCYLFEHGIIIAFTDESKSVTNSDNIVLEATFTNIKMFAPIVNIKVDTVESSVLKCTISQHNKSENDILFLTETLNTDSSQIIQKWISGLLDPELSFNEYNFTSTLPLPPVMKNISQNDASSDTFTGLISSNKILELTSMENKHGSVMIRRGLTLPNDENTIDNMATMMTTISSILSLKRERPDDLVIIFQIDFFKVKNNDDILNFYNILKALLLKFPECKFCAVNTAGFIIDYGLITEKVEGPDYFQVINKVDGTIKFEPTWLKSLLFPQEIRHNVAIVIVSNSSMEADKSCLLMDYNPFASNGRRRPNELKVKVGYLNIDYSDKINELIEIDSWSVLLEALCYSFTLNFDEDEGSEYDESTDSTSVSDAQSLTTLQISTPINNGNSDSLSPLELGQELKALTVNGRTAKASGKSEISDITKPAKPLNTDASLNNALLNDIDKAIAELNRDDLLSPTTKNSSEGSIQSEFYGYL